In Solanum lycopersicum chromosome 5, SLM_r2.1, the following are encoded in one genomic region:
- the LOC101244080 gene encoding uncharacterized protein — translation MEKIEHKMVNVNGLNMHIAELGQGSTILFIHGFPELWYSWRHQMVYLAERGYRAVAPDLRGYGDTTGAPLNDPSKFSIFHLVGDLVALLEAIAPNEEKVFVVAHDWGAIIAWHLCLFRPDKVKALVNLSVHFPRRNPKMNTVEGLKAIYGEDHYISRFQVPGEIEAEFAPIGAKSVLKKILTYRDTAPLYFPKGSGLDALPDAPAALSSWLSEEELDYYANKYEQTGFTGAVNYYRAFPINWELTAPWTGAQVKVPTKFIVGEFDLVYHIPGVKEYIHNGGFKKDVPLLEEVVVLEGAAHFVNQERPHEINKHIYDFIQKF, via the exons atggaGAAGATAGAGCACAAGATGGTAAATGTAAATGGCTTAAATATGCATATAGCAGAATTAGGCCAAGGCTCAACAATCCTCTTCATCCATGGCTTCCCTGAGCTCTG GTACTCATGGCGCCACCAAATGGTCTACTTAGCTGAACGTGGTTACCGTGCTGTTGCGCCTGACTTAAGGGGTTATGGAGATACCACTGGTGCACCCCTTAACGACCCTTCGAAGTTCAGTATTTTTCACCTTGTGGGTGATCTTGTAGCATTGCTTGAAGCCATTGCTCCTAATGAAGAAAAGGTGTTTGTCGTTGCACACGACTGGGGTGCGATAATTGCTTGGCATTTATGTCTCTTTAGGCCAGATAAAGTTAAAGCCTTGGTGAATTTGAGTGTCCATTTTCCCCGAAGGAACCCAAAGATGAATACTGTTGAGGGGCTAAAGGCTATATATGGGGAAGATCATTATATCTCGAGATTTCAg GTACCGGGTGAAATTGAAGCTGAATTCGCTCCAATTGGTGCTAAGTCTGttcttaagaaaatattaacataccGCGATACTGCACCATTATATTTTCCTAAAGGCAGTGGCCTTGACGCTCTCCCTGATGCTCCGGCTGCCCTTTCATCGTGGCTTTCTGAGGAAGAATTGGATTACTACGCAAACAAGTATGAGCAGACTGGTTTCACTGGTGCAGTTAACTATTACCGCGCTTTTCCCAT AAACTGGGAACTGACAGCACCATGGACTGGAGCTCAAGTTAAAGTTCCAACCAAGTTTATCGTCGGGGAATTTGACTTGGTTTATCATATACCAGGTGTTAAAGAGTACATACACAATGGTGGATTTAAAAAAGATGTTCCATTGTTGGAGGAAGTTGTGGTCTTAGAAGGTGCAGCTCACTTTGTCAATCAAGAAAGGCCACATGAGATTAACAAACACATCTATGACTTCATTCAAAAGTTCTAA
- the LOC101268576 gene encoding uncharacterized protein has protein sequence MEKIEHKMVAVNGLNMHIAELGQGPTILFIHGFPELWYSWRHQMVYLAERGYCAVAPDLRGYGDTTGAPLNDPSKFTIFHLVGDLVALLEAIAPNEDKVFVVAHDWGAFIAWHLCLFRPDKVKALVNLSVHYLPRNSNMNPVEGLKALYGEDYYICRFQEEGDIEAEFAPIGAKSVLKKMLTYRDPAPFCFPKGKGLEAIADAPSDLSTWLSEEELDYYANKFEHTGFTGALNYYRALSMNAELTAPWTGAQVNVPTKFIVGEFDLVYHMRGAKEYIHNGGFKKYVPLLEEVVVLEGAAHFVNQERPHEISKHIYDFIQKF, from the exons atggaGAAGATAGAGCACAAGATGGTAGCTGTAAATGGCTTAAATATGCATATAGCAGAATTAGGCCAAGGCCCAACAATCCTCTTCATCCATGGCTTCCCTGAGCTCTG GTACTCATGGCGCCACCAAATGGTCTACTTAGCTGAACGTGGGTACTGTGCTGTGGCGCCTGACTTAAGGGGTTATGGAGATACTACTGGTGCACCCCTTAATGACCCTTCAAAGTTCACTATTTTTCACCTTGTGGGTGATCTTGTAGCATTGCTTGAAGCCATTGCTCCTAATGAAGACAAGGTGTTTGTTGTTGCGCATGATTGGGGCGCGTTTATTGCTTGGCATTTATGTCTTTTTAGGCCAGATAAAGTTAAAGCCTTGGTGAATTTGAGTGTCCATTACCTCCCAAGGAACTCAAATATGAATCCTGTTGAGGGGCTAAAGGCTTTATATGGAGAAGATTATTATATCTGCAGATTTCAG GAAGAAGGAGATATTGAAGCTGAATTCGCTCCAATTGGTGCTAAGTCTGTTCTTAAGAAAATGTTGACATACCGCGATCCTGCACCATTTTGTTTTCCTAAAGGCAAAGGCCTTGAAGCTATCGCTGATGCTCCGAGTGACCTTTCAACGTGGCTATCTGAGGAAGAGTTAGATTACTACGCCAACAAGTTTGAGCACACTGGTTTCACTGGTGCACTTAACTATTACCGAGCTTTATCCAT GAACGCGGAACTCACAGCACCATGGACAGGGGCACAAGTTAATGTTCCAACCAAGTTTATAGTCGGGGAATTCGACTTGGTTTACCATATGAGAGGTGCTAAAGAGTACATACACAATGGTGGATTTAAGAAATATGTTCCATTGTTGGAGGAAGTTGTGGTTTTGGAAGGTGCAGCTCACTTTGTCAATCAAGAAAGGCCACATGAGATTAGCAAACACATCTATGACTTCATTCAAAAGTTCTAA
- the LOC101244374 gene encoding uncharacterized protein isoform X3 produces MSRKGLMEQDLSKLDVTKLHPLSPEVIARQATINIGTIGHVAHGKSTVVKAISGVQTVRFKNELERNITIKLGYANAKIYKCEEERCPRPACYKAYGSGKEDNPMCDVPGFENCKMKLLRHVSFVDCPGHDILMATMLNGAAIMDGALLLIAANESCPQPQTSEHLAAVEIMRLQHIIILQNKVDLVQENVAINQHEAIQKFIQGVLKVNQLIEIRPGIVVKDESGNIKCTPIYSRIVSLFAEQNELQFAVPGGLIGVGTTMDPTLTRADRLVGQVLGEVGSLPEVYVELEVNFFLLRRLLGVRTKDSERQGRVSKLAKGEILMLNIGSMSTGARVVAIKNVFAKLQLTSPVCTSKGEKIALSRRIEKHWRLIGWGEIQAGITLDVPSSPL; encoded by the exons ATGTCTCGGAAAGGATTGATGGAGCAGGATCTAAGCAAATTGGATGTCACGAAGCTACATCCTCTTTCGCCTGAAGTTATTGCTCGTCAGGCAACAATAAACATTG GTACTATTGGCCATGTGGCTCATGGGAAGTCAACAGTTGTAAAAGCTATATCTGGTGTGCAG ACTGTTCGTTTTAAAAATGAGCTAGAGCGTAATATTACAATTAAGCTTGGATATGCAAATGCTAAGATATACAAATGTGAAGAAGAGCGCTGTCCTAGACCTGCATGCTACAA GGCTTATGGAAGTGGAAAAGAAGACAATCCCATGTGTGACGTCCCTGGTTTTGAGAACTGCAAAATGAAATTGCTGAGGCATGTGTCTTTTGTTGATTGCCCG GGTCATGATATTCTCATGGCTACTATGCTTAATGGAGCCGCAATTATGGATGGCGCCTTACTTCTAATTGCTGCCAATGAGAGCTGTCCCCAGCCTCAAACTTCTGAACATTTAGCTGCTGTAGAAATTATGCGTCTCCAACATATAATAATTCTTCAAAATAAGGTTGATCTGGTTCAGGAAAATGTTGCTATCAACCAGCATGAGGCAATTCAGAAATTTATTCAG GGTGTACTGAAGGTTAATCAACTTATTGAGATTCGTCCTGGAATTGTTGTGAAAGATGAGAGTGGCAACATCAAATGTACTCCAATATATTCAAGAATAGTATCATTGTTTGCCGAGCAAAATGAACTTCAATTTGCCGTGCCTGGAGGCCTCATTGGAGTTGGAACAACTATGGATCCAACATTGACACGTGCTGATCGATTGGTGGGACAGGTTCTTGGGGAGGTCGGGTCACTTCCTGAAGTTTATGTGGAACTGGAG GTGAATTTCTTTTTGCTACGACGTCTTTTGGGTGTGAGGACAAAGGACTCAGAGAGGCAGGGTAGAGTCTCAAAGTTGGCAAAGGGAGAAATCCTCATGTTAAATATAGGGTCTATGTCAACAGGGGCTCGTGTTGTCGCTATCAAGAATGTTTTCGCAAAACTGCAACTGACATCCCCTGTATGTACCAGCAAAGGGGAGAAAATTGCTCTTAGCCGGAGGATCGAGAAGCACTGGCGTCTTATTGGTTGGGGTGAAATCCAAGCTGGTATTACTCTTGATGTTCCATCTTCCCCCTTATGA
- the LOC101244374 gene encoding eukaryotic translation initiation factor 2 subunit gamma isoform X2 yields the protein MSRKGLMEQDLSKLDVTKLHPLSPEVIARQATINIGTIGHVAHGKSTVVKAISGVQTVRFKNELERNITIKLGYANAKIYKCEEERCPRPACYKAYGSGKEDNPMCDVPGFENCKMKLLRHVSFVDCPGHDILMATMLNGAAIMDGALLLIAANESCPQPQTSEHLAAVEIMRLQHIIILQNKVDLVQENVAINQHEAIQKFIQGTVADGAPVVPISAQLKYNIDVVCEYIVKKIPIPERNFISPPNMIVIRSFDVNKPGFEVDDIRGGVAGGSILKGVLKVNQLIEIRPGIVVKDESGNIKCTPIYSRIVSLFAEQNELQFAVPGGLIGVGTTMDPTLTRADRLVGQVLGEVGSLPEVYVELEVNFFLLRRLLGVRTKDSERQGRVSKLAKGEILMLNIGSMSTGARVVAIKNVFAKLQLTSPVCTSKGEKIALSRRIEKHWRLIGWGEIQAGITLDVPSSPL from the exons ATGTCTCGGAAAGGATTGATGGAGCAGGATCTAAGCAAATTGGATGTCACGAAGCTACATCCTCTTTCGCCTGAAGTTATTGCTCGTCAGGCAACAATAAACATTG GTACTATTGGCCATGTGGCTCATGGGAAGTCAACAGTTGTAAAAGCTATATCTGGTGTGCAG ACTGTTCGTTTTAAAAATGAGCTAGAGCGTAATATTACAATTAAGCTTGGATATGCAAATGCTAAGATATACAAATGTGAAGAAGAGCGCTGTCCTAGACCTGCATGCTACAA GGCTTATGGAAGTGGAAAAGAAGACAATCCCATGTGTGACGTCCCTGGTTTTGAGAACTGCAAAATGAAATTGCTGAGGCATGTGTCTTTTGTTGATTGCCCG GGTCATGATATTCTCATGGCTACTATGCTTAATGGAGCCGCAATTATGGATGGCGCCTTACTTCTAATTGCTGCCAATGAGAGCTGTCCCCAGCCTCAAACTTCTGAACATTTAGCTGCTGTAGAAATTATGCGTCTCCAACATATAATAATTCTTCAAAATAAGGTTGATCTGGTTCAGGAAAATGTTGCTATCAACCAGCATGAGGCAATTCAGAAATTTATTCAG GGAACTGTTGCAGATGGTGCCCCAGTTGTACCAATATCTGCACAATTGAAGTACAACATTGATGTCGTCTGTGAATATATTGTGAAAAAAATTCCCATTCCTGAGAGGAATTTCATCTCACCACCAAATATGATTGTTATCCGGTCATTTGATGTAAATAAACCTGGTTTTGAAGTTGATGATATCAGAGGGGGTGTTGCTGGTGGCAGTATTTTGAAG GGTGTACTGAAGGTTAATCAACTTATTGAGATTCGTCCTGGAATTGTTGTGAAAGATGAGAGTGGCAACATCAAATGTACTCCAATATATTCAAGAATAGTATCATTGTTTGCCGAGCAAAATGAACTTCAATTTGCCGTGCCTGGAGGCCTCATTGGAGTTGGAACAACTATGGATCCAACATTGACACGTGCTGATCGATTGGTGGGACAGGTTCTTGGGGAGGTCGGGTCACTTCCTGAAGTTTATGTGGAACTGGAG GTGAATTTCTTTTTGCTACGACGTCTTTTGGGTGTGAGGACAAAGGACTCAGAGAGGCAGGGTAGAGTCTCAAAGTTGGCAAAGGGAGAAATCCTCATGTTAAATATAGGGTCTATGTCAACAGGGGCTCGTGTTGTCGCTATCAAGAATGTTTTCGCAAAACTGCAACTGACATCCCCTGTATGTACCAGCAAAGGGGAGAAAATTGCTCTTAGCCGGAGGATCGAGAAGCACTGGCGTCTTATTGGTTGGGGTGAAATCCAAGCTGGTATTACTCTTGATGTTCCATCTTCCCCCTTATGA
- the LOC101244374 gene encoding eukaryotic translation initiation factor 2 subunit gamma isoform X1, which produces MSRKGLMEQDLSKLDVTKLHPLSPEVIARQATINIGTIGHVAHGKSTVVKAISGVQTVRFKNELERNITIKLGYANAKIYKCEEERCPRPACYKAYGSGKEDNPMCDVPGFENCKMKLLRHVSFVDCPGHDILMATMLNGAAIMDGALLLIAANESCPQPQTSEHLAAVEIMRLQHIIILQNKVDLVQENVAINQHEAIQKFIQGTVADGAPVVPISAQLKYNIDVVCEYIVKKIPIPERNFISPPNMIVIRSFDVNKPGFEVDDIRGGVAGGSILKASFSISAINDMMQGVLKVNQLIEIRPGIVVKDESGNIKCTPIYSRIVSLFAEQNELQFAVPGGLIGVGTTMDPTLTRADRLVGQVLGEVGSLPEVYVELEVNFFLLRRLLGVRTKDSERQGRVSKLAKGEILMLNIGSMSTGARVVAIKNVFAKLQLTSPVCTSKGEKIALSRRIEKHWRLIGWGEIQAGITLDVPSSPL; this is translated from the exons ATGTCTCGGAAAGGATTGATGGAGCAGGATCTAAGCAAATTGGATGTCACGAAGCTACATCCTCTTTCGCCTGAAGTTATTGCTCGTCAGGCAACAATAAACATTG GTACTATTGGCCATGTGGCTCATGGGAAGTCAACAGTTGTAAAAGCTATATCTGGTGTGCAG ACTGTTCGTTTTAAAAATGAGCTAGAGCGTAATATTACAATTAAGCTTGGATATGCAAATGCTAAGATATACAAATGTGAAGAAGAGCGCTGTCCTAGACCTGCATGCTACAA GGCTTATGGAAGTGGAAAAGAAGACAATCCCATGTGTGACGTCCCTGGTTTTGAGAACTGCAAAATGAAATTGCTGAGGCATGTGTCTTTTGTTGATTGCCCG GGTCATGATATTCTCATGGCTACTATGCTTAATGGAGCCGCAATTATGGATGGCGCCTTACTTCTAATTGCTGCCAATGAGAGCTGTCCCCAGCCTCAAACTTCTGAACATTTAGCTGCTGTAGAAATTATGCGTCTCCAACATATAATAATTCTTCAAAATAAGGTTGATCTGGTTCAGGAAAATGTTGCTATCAACCAGCATGAGGCAATTCAGAAATTTATTCAG GGAACTGTTGCAGATGGTGCCCCAGTTGTACCAATATCTGCACAATTGAAGTACAACATTGATGTCGTCTGTGAATATATTGTGAAAAAAATTCCCATTCCTGAGAGGAATTTCATCTCACCACCAAATATGATTGTTATCCGGTCATTTGATGTAAATAAACCTGGTTTTGAAGTTGATGATATCAGAGGGGGTGTTGCTGGTGGCAGTATTTTGAAGGCATCTTTCTCTATTTCTGCAATCAATGATATGATGCAA GGTGTACTGAAGGTTAATCAACTTATTGAGATTCGTCCTGGAATTGTTGTGAAAGATGAGAGTGGCAACATCAAATGTACTCCAATATATTCAAGAATAGTATCATTGTTTGCCGAGCAAAATGAACTTCAATTTGCCGTGCCTGGAGGCCTCATTGGAGTTGGAACAACTATGGATCCAACATTGACACGTGCTGATCGATTGGTGGGACAGGTTCTTGGGGAGGTCGGGTCACTTCCTGAAGTTTATGTGGAACTGGAG GTGAATTTCTTTTTGCTACGACGTCTTTTGGGTGTGAGGACAAAGGACTCAGAGAGGCAGGGTAGAGTCTCAAAGTTGGCAAAGGGAGAAATCCTCATGTTAAATATAGGGTCTATGTCAACAGGGGCTCGTGTTGTCGCTATCAAGAATGTTTTCGCAAAACTGCAACTGACATCCCCTGTATGTACCAGCAAAGGGGAGAAAATTGCTCTTAGCCGGAGGATCGAGAAGCACTGGCGTCTTATTGGTTGGGGTGAAATCCAAGCTGGTATTACTCTTGATGTTCCATCTTCCCCCTTATGA